One region of Triticum aestivum cultivar Chinese Spring chromosome 6B, IWGSC CS RefSeq v2.1, whole genome shotgun sequence genomic DNA includes:
- the LOC123137178 gene encoding protein NDL1 isoform X3: MGDSGGSVVSVDVERISLGGKEHHIQTNHGSVSVAVYGDHDKPALVTCPDVALNYMSCFEGLLFCPEAASLLLHNFCIYHISPPGHELGAAPISPKTPVPSVDDLADQVADVLDFFGLGSVMCLGATAGAYILTLFAAKCRERVLGLVLVSPLCKAPTWTEWFYSKVESNLLYYYGMCGLVKESLLQRFFSKEVRGCSESPESDIVQGCRSLLDQRQSMSVWRFVEAMNGRYDLTEGLKQLQCRTLIFVGKNSQFHVEAVHMTAKLDRRYCALDEVQACGSLVTEEQPHAMLIPMEYFFMGYGLYKPSELDCSPRSPLSPFCISPELLSPESMGVKLKPIKTRARLQV; this comes from the exons GAACATCATATACAAACAAATCATGGATCTGTATCTGTTGCAGTGTATGGTGATCATGACAAGCCTGCTCTTGTTACTTGTCCAGATGTTGCTTTAAATT ATATGTCTTGTTTCGAAGGATTACTCTTCTGCCCTGAAGCTGCTTCACTGCTGCTTCACAATTTTTGCATTTACCATATCAGCCCCCCAGGACACGAG TTGGGAGCAGCTCCAATTTCACCGAAAACACCTGTACCATCTGTTGATGACTTGGCGGATCAGGTTGCGGATGTTCTTGATTTCTTTGG ATTAGGTTCTGTTATGTGCTTAGGTGCCACTGCGGGTGCTTACATTCTTACTCTCTTTGCA GCAAAGTGTAGGGAGCGTGTATTAGGTCTTGTACTTGTTTCACCCCTATGTAAAGCTCCCACATGGACTGAGTGGTTTTATAGTAAG GTGGAGTCAAATTTGTTGTATTACTATGGGATGTGTGGGTTGGTCAAGGAAAGCTTACTGCAGCGGTTCTTCAGCAAG GAAGTAAGGGGATGCTCTGAGTCACCTGAATCAGATATAGTGCAGGGTTGTAGAAGT ttgCTAGATCAGCGGCAGAGCATGAGCGTGTGGCGGTTTGTAGAGGCAATGAACGG GAGATATGATTTGACGGAAGGGCTGAAGCAGCTTCAGTGTAGAACCCTTATTTTTGTTGGCAAGAATTCTCAGTTCCACGTGGAGGCTGTTCACATGACAGCAAAGCTCGATAGGAGATATTGTGCTCTAGATGAG GTGCAAGCATGCGGGTCACTCGTGACGGAGGAGCAACCTCATGCAATGCTTATACCGATGGAGTACTTCTTCATGGGGTACGGCCTCTACAAGCCAAGCGAGCTCGACTGCAGCCCGCGCAGCCCCCTGAGCCCATTTTGTATATCGCCGGAGCTCCTTTCGCCTGAGAGCATGGGAGTAAAGCTAAAGCCAATCAAGACACGAGCGCGGCTTCAAGTGTAG
- the LOC123137178 gene encoding protein NDL1 isoform X2, with the protein MSMKTRANPRSASKAIAIFSYEMVNLSQHPLLALSSSSSSAYEHHIQTNHGSVSVAVYGDHDKPALVTCPDVALNYMSCFEGLLFCPEAASLLLHNFCIYHISPPGHELGAAPISPKTPVPSVDDLADQVADVLDFFGLGSVMCLGATAGAYILTLFAAKCRERVLGLVLVSPLCKAPTWTEWFYSKVESNLLYYYGMCGLVKESLLQRFFSKGCRSLLDQRQSMSVWRFVEAMNGRYDLTEGLKQLQCRTLIFVGKNSQFHVEAVHMTAKLDRRYCALDEVQACGSLVTEEQPHAMLIPMEYFFMGYGLYKPSELDCSPRSPLSPFCISPELLSPESMGVKLKPIKTRARLQV; encoded by the exons ATGTCAATGAAAACAAGGGCAAATCCTAGAAGTGCAAGCAAAG CGATTGCCATATTTAGCTACGAGATGGTGAATCTATCGCAGCATCCTCTGCTGgccttgtcgtcgtcgtcgtcgtctgccTAC GAACATCATATACAAACAAATCATGGATCTGTATCTGTTGCAGTGTATGGTGATCATGACAAGCCTGCTCTTGTTACTTGTCCAGATGTTGCTTTAAATT ATATGTCTTGTTTCGAAGGATTACTCTTCTGCCCTGAAGCTGCTTCACTGCTGCTTCACAATTTTTGCATTTACCATATCAGCCCCCCAGGACACGAG TTGGGAGCAGCTCCAATTTCACCGAAAACACCTGTACCATCTGTTGATGACTTGGCGGATCAGGTTGCGGATGTTCTTGATTTCTTTGG ATTAGGTTCTGTTATGTGCTTAGGTGCCACTGCGGGTGCTTACATTCTTACTCTCTTTGCA GCAAAGTGTAGGGAGCGTGTATTAGGTCTTGTACTTGTTTCACCCCTATGTAAAGCTCCCACATGGACTGAGTGGTTTTATAGTAAG GTGGAGTCAAATTTGTTGTATTACTATGGGATGTGTGGGTTGGTCAAGGAAAGCTTACTGCAGCGGTTCTTCAGCAAG GGTTGTAGAAGT ttgCTAGATCAGCGGCAGAGCATGAGCGTGTGGCGGTTTGTAGAGGCAATGAACGG GAGATATGATTTGACGGAAGGGCTGAAGCAGCTTCAGTGTAGAACCCTTATTTTTGTTGGCAAGAATTCTCAGTTCCACGTGGAGGCTGTTCACATGACAGCAAAGCTCGATAGGAGATATTGTGCTCTAGATGAG GTGCAAGCATGCGGGTCACTCGTGACGGAGGAGCAACCTCATGCAATGCTTATACCGATGGAGTACTTCTTCATGGGGTACGGCCTCTACAAGCCAAGCGAGCTCGACTGCAGCCCGCGCAGCCCCCTGAGCCCATTTTGTATATCGCCGGAGCTCCTTTCGCCTGAGAGCATGGGAGTAAAGCTAAAGCCAATCAAGACACGAGCGCGGCTTCAAGTGTAG
- the LOC123137178 gene encoding protein NDL1 isoform X5, translated as MEHHIQTNHGSVSVAVYGDHDKPALVTCPDVALNYMSCFEGLLFCPEAASLLLHNFCIYHISPPGHELGAAPISPKTPVPSVDDLADQVADVLDFFGLGSVMCLGATAGAYILTLFAAKCRERVLGLVLVSPLCKAPTWTEWFYSKVESNLLYYYGMCGLVKESLLQRFFSKEVRGCSESPESDIVQGCRSLLDQRQSMSVWRFVEAMNGRYDLTEGLKQLQCRTLIFVGKNSQFHVEAVHMTAKLDRRYCALDEVQACGSLVTEEQPHAMLIPMEYFFMGYGLYKPSELDCSPRSPLSPFCISPELLSPESMGVKLKPIKTRARLQV; from the exons ATG GAACATCATATACAAACAAATCATGGATCTGTATCTGTTGCAGTGTATGGTGATCATGACAAGCCTGCTCTTGTTACTTGTCCAGATGTTGCTTTAAATT ATATGTCTTGTTTCGAAGGATTACTCTTCTGCCCTGAAGCTGCTTCACTGCTGCTTCACAATTTTTGCATTTACCATATCAGCCCCCCAGGACACGAG TTGGGAGCAGCTCCAATTTCACCGAAAACACCTGTACCATCTGTTGATGACTTGGCGGATCAGGTTGCGGATGTTCTTGATTTCTTTGG ATTAGGTTCTGTTATGTGCTTAGGTGCCACTGCGGGTGCTTACATTCTTACTCTCTTTGCA GCAAAGTGTAGGGAGCGTGTATTAGGTCTTGTACTTGTTTCACCCCTATGTAAAGCTCCCACATGGACTGAGTGGTTTTATAGTAAG GTGGAGTCAAATTTGTTGTATTACTATGGGATGTGTGGGTTGGTCAAGGAAAGCTTACTGCAGCGGTTCTTCAGCAAG GAAGTAAGGGGATGCTCTGAGTCACCTGAATCAGATATAGTGCAGGGTTGTAGAAGT ttgCTAGATCAGCGGCAGAGCATGAGCGTGTGGCGGTTTGTAGAGGCAATGAACGG GAGATATGATTTGACGGAAGGGCTGAAGCAGCTTCAGTGTAGAACCCTTATTTTTGTTGGCAAGAATTCTCAGTTCCACGTGGAGGCTGTTCACATGACAGCAAAGCTCGATAGGAGATATTGTGCTCTAGATGAG GTGCAAGCATGCGGGTCACTCGTGACGGAGGAGCAACCTCATGCAATGCTTATACCGATGGAGTACTTCTTCATGGGGTACGGCCTCTACAAGCCAAGCGAGCTCGACTGCAGCCCGCGCAGCCCCCTGAGCCCATTTTGTATATCGCCGGAGCTCCTTTCGCCTGAGAGCATGGGAGTAAAGCTAAAGCCAATCAAGACACGAGCGCGGCTTCAAGTGTAG
- the LOC123137178 gene encoding protein NDL1 isoform X1 produces the protein MSMKTRANPRSASKAIAIFSYEMVNLSQHPLLALSSSSSSAYEHHIQTNHGSVSVAVYGDHDKPALVTCPDVALNYMSCFEGLLFCPEAASLLLHNFCIYHISPPGHELGAAPISPKTPVPSVDDLADQVADVLDFFGLGSVMCLGATAGAYILTLFAAKCRERVLGLVLVSPLCKAPTWTEWFYSKVESNLLYYYGMCGLVKESLLQRFFSKEVRGCSESPESDIVQGCRSLLDQRQSMSVWRFVEAMNGRYDLTEGLKQLQCRTLIFVGKNSQFHVEAVHMTAKLDRRYCALDEVQACGSLVTEEQPHAMLIPMEYFFMGYGLYKPSELDCSPRSPLSPFCISPELLSPESMGVKLKPIKTRARLQV, from the exons ATGTCAATGAAAACAAGGGCAAATCCTAGAAGTGCAAGCAAAG CGATTGCCATATTTAGCTACGAGATGGTGAATCTATCGCAGCATCCTCTGCTGgccttgtcgtcgtcgtcgtcgtctgccTAC GAACATCATATACAAACAAATCATGGATCTGTATCTGTTGCAGTGTATGGTGATCATGACAAGCCTGCTCTTGTTACTTGTCCAGATGTTGCTTTAAATT ATATGTCTTGTTTCGAAGGATTACTCTTCTGCCCTGAAGCTGCTTCACTGCTGCTTCACAATTTTTGCATTTACCATATCAGCCCCCCAGGACACGAG TTGGGAGCAGCTCCAATTTCACCGAAAACACCTGTACCATCTGTTGATGACTTGGCGGATCAGGTTGCGGATGTTCTTGATTTCTTTGG ATTAGGTTCTGTTATGTGCTTAGGTGCCACTGCGGGTGCTTACATTCTTACTCTCTTTGCA GCAAAGTGTAGGGAGCGTGTATTAGGTCTTGTACTTGTTTCACCCCTATGTAAAGCTCCCACATGGACTGAGTGGTTTTATAGTAAG GTGGAGTCAAATTTGTTGTATTACTATGGGATGTGTGGGTTGGTCAAGGAAAGCTTACTGCAGCGGTTCTTCAGCAAG GAAGTAAGGGGATGCTCTGAGTCACCTGAATCAGATATAGTGCAGGGTTGTAGAAGT ttgCTAGATCAGCGGCAGAGCATGAGCGTGTGGCGGTTTGTAGAGGCAATGAACGG GAGATATGATTTGACGGAAGGGCTGAAGCAGCTTCAGTGTAGAACCCTTATTTTTGTTGGCAAGAATTCTCAGTTCCACGTGGAGGCTGTTCACATGACAGCAAAGCTCGATAGGAGATATTGTGCTCTAGATGAG GTGCAAGCATGCGGGTCACTCGTGACGGAGGAGCAACCTCATGCAATGCTTATACCGATGGAGTACTTCTTCATGGGGTACGGCCTCTACAAGCCAAGCGAGCTCGACTGCAGCCCGCGCAGCCCCCTGAGCCCATTTTGTATATCGCCGGAGCTCCTTTCGCCTGAGAGCATGGGAGTAAAGCTAAAGCCAATCAAGACACGAGCGCGGCTTCAAGTGTAG
- the LOC123137178 gene encoding protein NDL1 isoform X4, whose amino-acid sequence MVNLSQHPLLALSSSSSSAYEHHIQTNHGSVSVAVYGDHDKPALVTCPDVALNYMSCFEGLLFCPEAASLLLHNFCIYHISPPGHELGAAPISPKTPVPSVDDLADQVADVLDFFGLGSVMCLGATAGAYILTLFAAKCRERVLGLVLVSPLCKAPTWTEWFYSKVESNLLYYYGMCGLVKESLLQRFFSKEVRGCSESPESDIVQGCRSLLDQRQSMSVWRFVEAMNGRYDLTEGLKQLQCRTLIFVGKNSQFHVEAVHMTAKLDRRYCALDEVQACGSLVTEEQPHAMLIPMEYFFMGYGLYKPSELDCSPRSPLSPFCISPELLSPESMGVKLKPIKTRARLQV is encoded by the exons ATGGTGAATCTATCGCAGCATCCTCTGCTGgccttgtcgtcgtcgtcgtcgtctgccTAC GAACATCATATACAAACAAATCATGGATCTGTATCTGTTGCAGTGTATGGTGATCATGACAAGCCTGCTCTTGTTACTTGTCCAGATGTTGCTTTAAATT ATATGTCTTGTTTCGAAGGATTACTCTTCTGCCCTGAAGCTGCTTCACTGCTGCTTCACAATTTTTGCATTTACCATATCAGCCCCCCAGGACACGAG TTGGGAGCAGCTCCAATTTCACCGAAAACACCTGTACCATCTGTTGATGACTTGGCGGATCAGGTTGCGGATGTTCTTGATTTCTTTGG ATTAGGTTCTGTTATGTGCTTAGGTGCCACTGCGGGTGCTTACATTCTTACTCTCTTTGCA GCAAAGTGTAGGGAGCGTGTATTAGGTCTTGTACTTGTTTCACCCCTATGTAAAGCTCCCACATGGACTGAGTGGTTTTATAGTAAG GTGGAGTCAAATTTGTTGTATTACTATGGGATGTGTGGGTTGGTCAAGGAAAGCTTACTGCAGCGGTTCTTCAGCAAG GAAGTAAGGGGATGCTCTGAGTCACCTGAATCAGATATAGTGCAGGGTTGTAGAAGT ttgCTAGATCAGCGGCAGAGCATGAGCGTGTGGCGGTTTGTAGAGGCAATGAACGG GAGATATGATTTGACGGAAGGGCTGAAGCAGCTTCAGTGTAGAACCCTTATTTTTGTTGGCAAGAATTCTCAGTTCCACGTGGAGGCTGTTCACATGACAGCAAAGCTCGATAGGAGATATTGTGCTCTAGATGAG GTGCAAGCATGCGGGTCACTCGTGACGGAGGAGCAACCTCATGCAATGCTTATACCGATGGAGTACTTCTTCATGGGGTACGGCCTCTACAAGCCAAGCGAGCTCGACTGCAGCCCGCGCAGCCCCCTGAGCCCATTTTGTATATCGCCGGAGCTCCTTTCGCCTGAGAGCATGGGAGTAAAGCTAAAGCCAATCAAGACACGAGCGCGGCTTCAAGTGTAG